Proteins encoded together in one Bacteroidales bacterium window:
- a CDS encoding LptE family protein, which yields MRKLYYIFLLFAFLLSTRCTVQYSMGGANIQSDVNTINIQDFSNQATSGPANLGQFFTNELKDKFQSQTRLTQVNDRGDLNFSGQITDYETRPVSVGGEQTAQMTRLTITVNVRFTNEKHPDNSYESNFSQYEDFDSSQNLSSVENELVESITEKLVDDIFQKAVVNW from the coding sequence ATGAGAAAGTTATACTATATCTTTTTGCTTTTTGCTTTTTTATTGTCCACAAGATGCACTGTTCAATATTCGATGGGCGGGGCCAATATTCAATCGGATGTAAATACCATTAACATTCAGGATTTTTCCAACCAGGCAACAAGCGGTCCTGCCAATCTGGGTCAGTTCTTTACCAACGAGTTAAAGGACAAGTTTCAGTCTCAAACCCGGCTGACCCAGGTAAATGATCGGGGCGATCTGAATTTTAGCGGCCAGATAACAGATTATGAAACACGCCCTGTATCCGTTGGGGGAGAGCAAACTGCCCAAATGACCCGTTTGACAATAACGGTCAATGTTCGGTTTACCAATGAAAAACATCCGGACAACAGTTATGAATCAAACTTTTCACAATATGAAGACTTTGATTCATCTCAAAACCTCTCAAGCGTCGAAAACGAACTTGTTGAATCCATAACAGAAAAGCTGGTCGATGACATATTTCAAAAAGCTGTTGTGAATTGGTAA
- the secG gene encoding preprotein translocase subunit SecG codes for MYLLVSVLIIIVSVLMVLIVLVQNSKGGGLASNFAGSSQVMGVRKTADFLEKATWTLAVSLLVLSLLASMTIPRGTQEERSRIQDQIDNAVDPSQMPSFPTSTPEDQGGGQGQPQPQQLPDQGSQDQTPLPPEE; via the coding sequence ATGTATTTATTAGTGTCTGTTTTGATCATTATTGTCAGTGTCTTGATGGTACTGATTGTTTTGGTTCAGAATTCCAAAGGCGGTGGACTTGCATCTAACTTTGCCGGCTCGAGTCAGGTAATGGGAGTTAGAAAGACAGCAGATTTTTTGGAAAAAGCAACCTGGACTCTTGCAGTAAGCTTACTTGTGCTTAGCTTATTGGCCAGTATGACCATTCCCAGGGGAACTCAGGAGGAAAGATCAAGAATCCAGGACCAAATTGATAATGCGGTAGATCCTTCACAGATGCCTTCATTTCCTACCTCAACACCTGAAGATCAGGGAGGAGGTCAGGGTCAGCCGCAGCCTCAACAACTGCCGGATCAAGGATCTCAGGATCAAACGCCCCTTCCACCCGAAGAATAA
- a CDS encoding co-chaperone GroES has protein sequence MKQKPLKDRVLVEPMEAEEKTASGIIIPDSAKEKPQKGTVVAVGDGKKDEPMTVKEGNTVVYGRYAGTEITIDDKDYLIMREEDILLIEE, from the coding sequence ATGAAGCAAAAACCGTTAAAAGACAGAGTGTTAGTTGAACCGATGGAGGCAGAAGAGAAGACTGCCAGTGGTATTATCATACCGGATTCAGCAAAGGAAAAACCTCAGAAAGGTACTGTGGTTGCTGTAGGAGATGGTAAAAAGGATGAACCGATGACCGTAAAAGAAGGTAATACGGTCGTTTATGGTAGATATGCAGGAACAGAAATAACCATTGACGACAAAGATTATCTGATTATGCGGGAAGAGGATATTTTGTTAATAGAAGAGTAA
- the groL gene encoding chaperonin GroEL (60 kDa chaperone family; promotes refolding of misfolded polypeptides especially under stressful conditions; forms two stacked rings of heptamers to form a barrel-shaped 14mer; ends can be capped by GroES; misfolded proteins enter the barrel where they are refolded when GroES binds) translates to MAKDLRFDIEARDSLKRGIDKLASALKVTLGPSGRNVVIEKKYGAPQITKDGVTVAKEIEFSDKYENVGAQMVKEVASKTADDAGDGTTTATLLADSMATVGMKNVTAGANPMDLKRGIDRAVREVVKNLGQQRKSIQTNTIIEKAQELFEKPEEGKEKTELSYDEREKILNEVIKEDEIAQVGSISANNEKELGVMLSYAMSKAGVEGVITVEEAKGTETYVDVVEGMQFDRGYISPYFVTDSEKMQAVLENPYILITDKKISVMKDLMPILESTAQSGKPLLIIGEDIEGEALATLVVNKMRGSLKVAAVKAPGFGDRRKEMLEDIAILTGGTVITEDKGLTLENATIEMLGSAEKVSIDKENTTVVNGNGDTKNIQSRVNQIKKQIENTTSDYDKEKLQERLAKLAGGVAVLYIGAASEVEMKEKKDRTDDALHATRAAVEEGIVPGGGVAYVRAIQALENLEGANEDETTGIAIVKKALEEPLRRIAENAGVEGSIVINAVLQGEGDYGYNARAGKYENLISAGVIDPTKVARIAIENAASISGMFLTTECVLVDEEDEDEGQGAGAGGMGGGMPGMM, encoded by the coding sequence ATGGCAAAAGATTTAAGATTTGATATTGAAGCAAGAGATTCTCTTAAAAGAGGTATTGACAAGCTTGCAAGTGCACTGAAGGTTACTTTAGGCCCTTCAGGACGTAACGTAGTGATCGAGAAAAAGTATGGTGCTCCGCAGATCACTAAGGACGGAGTAACAGTAGCTAAAGAGATTGAGTTCTCGGACAAGTATGAAAACGTTGGAGCCCAGATGGTAAAAGAGGTAGCGTCTAAAACAGCAGATGATGCAGGTGATGGTACTACCACTGCAACCCTTTTGGCTGATTCGATGGCTACCGTTGGAATGAAAAACGTTACTGCTGGTGCCAATCCTATGGACCTGAAAAGAGGTATCGACAGGGCAGTGAGAGAAGTGGTTAAGAATCTGGGCCAGCAAAGGAAAAGCATTCAGACCAATACCATCATTGAAAAAGCCCAGGAGTTATTTGAAAAGCCTGAAGAAGGCAAGGAAAAAACGGAATTAAGCTATGACGAAAGAGAGAAAATTCTGAATGAAGTTATTAAAGAGGATGAGATTGCTCAGGTTGGTTCCATTTCGGCTAATAATGAGAAGGAACTGGGCGTAATGTTGTCATATGCCATGTCTAAGGCAGGCGTTGAAGGCGTTATTACCGTAGAGGAAGCCAAAGGTACGGAAACTTATGTGGACGTTGTGGAAGGAATGCAGTTTGACCGGGGATACATTTCTCCTTATTTTGTTACTGACAGTGAGAAAATGCAGGCTGTTCTGGAGAATCCCTACATCCTCATTACTGATAAGAAGATATCTGTAATGAAGGATTTGATGCCTATTCTTGAATCTACTGCACAGAGCGGCAAACCCTTGCTGATAATTGGTGAAGATATTGAGGGTGAAGCATTGGCTACCCTGGTAGTTAACAAAATGAGAGGTTCCCTGAAAGTTGCAGCAGTAAAAGCTCCTGGGTTTGGCGACAGAAGAAAAGAAATGCTGGAGGATATTGCCATTTTGACAGGAGGAACCGTCATTACAGAAGATAAAGGATTGACTCTTGAAAATGCAACGATTGAAATGCTGGGTTCTGCAGAAAAGGTTTCCATTGACAAGGAAAACACTACAGTTGTCAATGGCAACGGTGATACCAAGAACATTCAATCAAGAGTTAATCAGATCAAGAAACAAATTGAAAACACCACTTCCGATTATGACAAAGAAAAGCTGCAGGAACGTCTTGCCAAATTAGCAGGTGGTGTTGCTGTACTTTACATCGGAGCAGCCAGTGAAGTGGAAATGAAGGAAAAGAAAGACAGGACTGACGATGCACTGCACGCTACAAGGGCAGCAGTAGAAGAAGGCATTGTTCCCGGTGGCGGAGTCGCTTATGTCAGAGCGATTCAGGCACTTGAAAATCTGGAAGGAGCCAATGAGGACGAAACCACTGGCATCGCCATAGTGAAAAAAGCTCTTGAAGAACCACTTCGTCGCATTGCTGAAAATGCCGGTGTTGAAGGTTCAATTGTTATCAATGCTGTATTACAGGGAGAAGGCGATTATGGCTACAATGCCAGAGCAGGGAAATATGAAAATCTTATCTCTGCAGGTGTGATAGATCCTACTAAGGTTGCAAGAATTGCAATTGAAAATGCCGCTTCCATTTCCGGTATGTTCCTCACAACCGAATGTGTATTGGTTGATGAAGAAGATGAAGACGAAGGCCAGGGTGCCGGAGCAGGTGGAATGGGCGGTGGAATGCCTGGAATGATGTAA
- a CDS encoding HNH endonuclease, with the protein LMSASYWDEKWAPVDFEGVSEDEKYEISNYGRIKSYKVNKKEGNIINGASLKGYKVLNIKLANGKRTTKYVHKLVAENFLEKDSPLQQHVIHLDFDKQNNYYKNLKWVTKETMFEHQKINPNYKRGTINYSKLTETDVIRLKKKLKRGKNKLYKLAKEFGITHTQLNRIRSGENWGHIKVD; encoded by the coding sequence TACTAATGAGCGCTTCATATTGGGATGAAAAATGGGCACCTGTTGATTTCGAGGGTGTTTCGGAAGATGAAAAATATGAAATATCCAATTACGGAAGAATCAAAAGTTATAAAGTCAACAAAAAAGAAGGCAATATCATCAATGGTGCTTCCCTGAAAGGTTACAAGGTATTAAACATCAAACTGGCCAATGGCAAAAGAACCACAAAGTATGTTCACAAGCTGGTTGCCGAAAATTTTCTGGAAAAAGATAGTCCTCTACAACAACATGTGATCCATCTTGATTTTGACAAACAGAACAACTACTACAAGAATCTGAAATGGGTGACGAAAGAAACCATGTTTGAACATCAAAAGATCAATCCCAACTATAAGCGGGGCACCATCAATTATTCCAAATTAACGGAAACAGATGTCATCCGTTTGAAAAAGAAACTAAAACGGGGGAAAAACAAGCTCTATAAACTGGCCAAAGAATTTGGAATTACCCACACCCAATTGAACAGGATTCGTTCCGGAGAAAACTGGGGTCACATTAAAGTAGATTAA
- a CDS encoding geranylgeranylglyceryl/heptaprenylglyceryl phosphate synthase translates to MIYNTIIHNYKKRKLFSLHIDPEKYDHYSLDHVIKLANDVKVDFILTGGSLLSDTLDHTIKTIKSSTDIPIVLFPGNLMQISHHADGILFLSLISGRNPDLLIGNHVLAANMLKKSSLEVIPTGYILINGGKTSSVEYISNTKPIPEDKPEIISSTAMAGELLGHRLIYLESGSGASQPVYSEVIKHVKEHVNLPLIVGGGLKTPEDVQRVCRAGADMVVVGNAIEINPESLKSMASVIKEEL, encoded by the coding sequence ATGATTTACAACACAATTATTCATAATTACAAAAAGCGAAAACTTTTTTCCCTGCATATTGATCCGGAGAAATACGATCATTACAGTCTGGATCACGTTATCAAACTGGCCAATGATGTAAAAGTAGATTTTATTCTGACAGGCGGAAGCTTATTAAGCGATACACTGGACCATACCATAAAAACAATCAAAAGTTCTACAGATATCCCCATTGTATTATTTCCGGGAAATTTGATGCAGATATCCCACCATGCGGACGGGATACTTTTTCTTTCGCTCATATCGGGGAGGAATCCCGACTTGTTAATAGGAAATCATGTATTGGCGGCAAATATGTTGAAAAAAAGCAGTCTCGAAGTGATTCCTACGGGATATATTCTAATAAACGGAGGCAAAACATCCTCTGTGGAATACATCAGCAATACCAAACCCATACCTGAAGACAAACCGGAGATAATAAGCTCCACGGCCATGGCGGGAGAATTGCTCGGCCACCGTCTGATCTATCTCGAATCCGGTAGCGGAGCCAGTCAACCGGTTTATTCGGAGGTCATAAAACATGTTAAAGAGCATGTCAACCTGCCACTGATTGTGGGAGGCGGTCTGAAAACCCCGGAAGATGTGCAAAGGGTTTGCCGTGCAGGGGCCGATATGGTCGTGGTAGGCAACGCCATTGAAATAAATCCCGAAAGCCTTAAATCCATGGCTTCGGTCATTAAAGAAGAACTTTAA
- a CDS encoding 4'-phosphopantetheinyl transferase superfamily protein produces MGIVIDKQVNTHCKLGVWQITEEYSDLFSRVDLDQNDYETLLAFRNQKRKLEWLSIRVLLDTLTNKKNKILYNGNRRPYLSDRSYNISISHSDRYATILICKDKHVGIDIEKMRPIIGNIATKFLKEKELKQIDHSQKIYHLYLHWCAKEALYKICDRKRMSLKNNITIEPFIPDESGIMHGNVHYKDISDRFKLNYFSINNYSVVWCRKESLNDDLQHNYS; encoded by the coding sequence ATGGGAATTGTGATTGACAAACAAGTCAACACACATTGCAAATTAGGTGTTTGGCAAATCACCGAGGAGTACAGTGACCTATTTTCCCGAGTTGATCTTGATCAAAATGATTATGAAACCTTACTGGCCTTCAGAAATCAGAAAAGAAAACTGGAATGGCTAAGCATCAGGGTATTGCTGGACACATTGACAAATAAAAAAAATAAAATCCTGTACAATGGTAACAGAAGGCCCTATTTGTCCGACAGATCGTATAACATAAGCATATCGCACTCTGACCGCTATGCAACCATTCTTATATGCAAAGACAAACATGTTGGAATTGATATAGAAAAAATGCGGCCAATAATCGGAAATATTGCCACTAAATTTTTAAAAGAAAAAGAATTAAAACAGATAGATCATTCCCAAAAAATCTACCATTTATATTTACATTGGTGTGCAAAGGAAGCACTTTATAAAATATGCGACAGAAAAAGAATGAGCCTGAAAAACAACATTACCATAGAACCATTTATTCCTGATGAGAGCGGTATCATGCATGGCAACGTACATTATAAAGACATCAGTGACCGGTTCAAATTGAATTATTTTTCCATAAACAATTATTCCGTGGTTTGGTGTCGCAAAGAGTCACTTAACGATGATTTACAACACAATTATTCATAA
- the gldD gene encoding gliding motility lipoprotein GldD — protein sequence MQRNSAIFTILLVIAVLIFGNCRNKSQTTPRPRGYFRIDLPEKKYQSLQINCSYTFEYPVYSEILRDPGGTGQDCWLNIHYPEFNGDIHISYKRIENNFKSYAEDARDLAYKHTIKAEAIEEERYTDKNREVYGIFYNLEGNVASPAQFFVTDSTKNFLRGSLYFRTEPNKDSLAPVIQFVKKDMRHLIETLQWKKQR from the coding sequence ATGCAGCGCAATTCAGCCATTTTTACCATATTACTTGTAATTGCTGTGTTAATCTTCGGAAACTGCAGAAACAAAAGCCAAACCACCCCTCGTCCCCGGGGATATTTTAGGATTGATCTGCCGGAAAAAAAGTATCAATCCCTTCAGATCAACTGTTCCTATACATTCGAGTATCCTGTTTATTCGGAAATATTAAGAGATCCGGGAGGAACCGGTCAGGATTGCTGGCTAAACATCCATTACCCGGAGTTTAACGGTGACATCCATATCAGTTATAAACGCATAGAAAACAATTTCAAAAGCTATGCAGAAGATGCAAGAGATTTGGCATACAAACACACCATAAAAGCCGAAGCCATTGAAGAGGAACGATACACGGATAAAAACCGGGAAGTATACGGTATATTTTACAATTTAGAAGGTAACGTTGCCTCTCCTGCCCAATTCTTTGTGACCGACAGCACCAAAAATTTCCTGAGGGGATCATTGTACTTCAGAACCGAACCCAACAAGGATTCCCTTGCCCCGGTAATACAATTTGTTAAGAAGGACATGAGACATCTGATTGAAACCCTGCAATGGAAAAAACAAAGATAA
- the gldE gene encoding gliding motility-associated protein GldE: protein MDTIEPFLCILNINSLVSFSTFQGNGVGLLALSLFFLVLLSFVSGGEDAIFAIIPNKLKELKKYPDTQNTLLVKLLESPQILKASILILKNILYIAIFICLSYTLHSFIIIEQYSVGIFLLQLAVILVLILLFRDVLVKVIVPHNHFQFGRIMASPFNIIHKLFYPLSNYLVNSTSVITKKLLKRRRLTIDELSDALNLSSNEIQEDKNILKGIIKFGNIDAKEIMKSRIDVVAVDISTEFKELMNIIIDSGHTRIPVYEDSFDNVKGILYIKDLLPYINNKEEFQWQKLIRPPYFIPETKKINGLLKDFQDNKIHMAIVIDEYGGTYGIVTLEDILEEIVGEIADESDTDEMFYSKIDNNTFIFEGKTLLNDFYKILNLNDEFFKEVKGDADTIAGIILEMKGEIPRKNEVIRFKNLTFKVESSDRRRIKKVKVIIE from the coding sequence TTGGATACAATTGAGCCATTTTTATGCATATTGAATATAAATTCCCTGGTGAGTTTTAGCACTTTTCAAGGGAATGGTGTTGGTTTACTGGCATTGAGTTTGTTTTTTCTGGTCCTCCTCTCTTTTGTTTCAGGGGGGGAGGATGCTATATTTGCTATTATCCCCAATAAGCTGAAAGAATTAAAAAAGTATCCCGATACCCAAAATACCCTCCTGGTAAAATTATTGGAATCTCCCCAGATCCTTAAGGCTTCAATACTTATATTGAAAAATATACTGTATATTGCCATATTCATTTGTTTAAGTTATACCCTGCATAGTTTTATAATAATAGAACAGTATTCGGTAGGTATCTTTTTACTTCAACTGGCAGTAATATTGGTATTAATACTTCTTTTCAGAGATGTATTGGTTAAAGTCATTGTTCCGCACAACCATTTCCAGTTTGGCAGAATAATGGCCTCTCCTTTCAATATCATCCACAAGTTATTTTATCCGCTGAGCAATTATCTGGTGAATTCAACCTCGGTGATAACCAAAAAATTATTAAAAAGAAGAAGGTTAACCATCGATGAATTATCTGATGCTTTAAATCTGTCTTCCAACGAAATTCAGGAAGATAAAAATATTCTAAAAGGCATCATCAAGTTTGGCAACATCGATGCCAAAGAAATCATGAAATCCCGTATTGATGTGGTTGCCGTAGATATCTCTACAGAATTTAAAGAATTGATGAATATCATTATCGATTCCGGTCACACCAGAATACCCGTCTATGAGGATAGCTTCGACAACGTCAAAGGCATCCTATACATAAAAGACCTTTTGCCTTATATAAACAACAAAGAAGAATTTCAATGGCAAAAGTTGATCAGACCTCCATACTTTATACCTGAAACCAAGAAGATCAATGGCCTGTTAAAGGATTTTCAGGACAACAAAATCCATATGGCCATTGTTATCGATGAATATGGGGGGACTTATGGAATTGTTACCCTGGAGGATATTTTGGAAGAAATTGTTGGGGAAATTGCCGATGAATCGGATACCGATGAAATGTTTTATTCCAAAATCGATAACAATACCTTTATATTTGAAGGCAAAACCCTGTTGAATGATTTTTATAAAATACTTAATCTGAATGATGAGTTTTTTAAGGAGGTCAAAGGGGATGCGGATACCATTGCAGGCATTATCCTTGAGATGAAAGGGGAAATACCCCGGAAAAACGAAGTAATAAGATTCAAAAATCTGACATTCAAAGTTGAATCTTCAGACAGAAGACGAATCAAAAAAGTAAAAGTAATTATTGAATAA
- the ssb gene encoding single-stranded DNA-binding protein: MGLSRGVNKVILIGNVGKDPEVKHLDNGMVIANFPLATSETYKNKNNEKVTSTEWHNVVLFKSQAEVVEKYVNKGDALFIEGRIRTRSWEDKEGNKRYMTEIIGNNMQMLGGGKKSEDTSVSQSNGVSESEGAGAGSIPDDEDDLPF, from the coding sequence ATGGGACTTAGCAGAGGAGTTAACAAAGTAATTCTTATCGGGAACGTAGGGAAGGACCCCGAAGTGAAACATCTGGACAACGGTATGGTCATCGCCAACTTTCCCCTGGCTACCAGCGAAACTTACAAAAACAAGAACAATGAAAAAGTGACCAGTACAGAATGGCACAACGTTGTTCTGTTCAAAAGTCAGGCTGAAGTAGTTGAAAAGTATGTAAACAAGGGTGATGCCCTTTTTATTGAAGGAAGGATCAGAACCCGTTCCTGGGAGGACAAAGAAGGTAACAAGCGTTACATGACCGAAATCATCGGTAACAACATGCAAATGCTTGGCGGAGGCAAGAAGAGTGAGGATACATCTGTATCTCAGAGCAACGGGGTTAGTGAATCTGAAGGTGCCGGTGCCGGCAGTATACCCGATGATGAAGATGATCTTCCATTCTAG
- the mutY gene encoding A/G-specific adenine glycosylase, producing the protein MLKYSISTIMNISAVLTNWYKIHKRELPWRNTKDPYFIWISEIILQQTRVNQGMEYYLEFIRRFPDIHSLATSSLDEVLKAWQGLGYYTRARNLHATAQYIYYQMDGRFPENYEELIRLKGIGDYTASAIASFAFGKPVAVVDGNVQRVISRISGISTPVNTTRGKKQIKKEAEKLLPSQNTELHNQAMIEFGAIQCIPRNPECINCPLNQICYAFHHNIVEELPGKRKNKKKRLRYFYYLTIQKNGHLFFQKRAENDIWNSLYQFPLIESDRELKMQEITDSKEWEEIFKNLTPSIKKISNTYTHLLTHQKIYACFVEIEISSANNFLLNNYTLIERNKIQNLAVPRLIEKYLEEKI; encoded by the coding sequence ATTTTAAAATACTCTATATCAACAATCATGAACATTAGCGCCGTTTTAACTAACTGGTATAAAATTCATAAAAGGGAACTTCCCTGGCGAAATACAAAAGATCCATATTTCATTTGGATTTCTGAAATCATCCTGCAACAAACAAGAGTAAATCAGGGCATGGAGTATTATCTGGAATTCATCCGACGGTTCCCGGATATTCACTCTCTTGCCACATCCTCCCTTGATGAAGTATTAAAAGCCTGGCAGGGACTGGGATATTATACCAGAGCCAGGAACCTACATGCCACGGCCCAATATATATATTATCAAATGGATGGCAGATTTCCTGAAAATTATGAAGAACTGATCCGGCTTAAGGGAATAGGAGATTATACGGCTTCCGCCATTGCCTCCTTTGCATTCGGAAAGCCGGTGGCTGTTGTGGACGGTAACGTTCAGCGCGTAATCTCCAGAATAAGCGGCATCTCCACACCCGTGAACACTACCAGGGGCAAAAAGCAAATCAAAAAAGAAGCCGAAAAGTTACTGCCTTCCCAAAATACGGAACTTCACAACCAAGCCATGATTGAATTTGGGGCAATCCAGTGCATTCCTCGTAATCCCGAATGCATAAACTGTCCCCTGAATCAAATATGTTATGCCTTTCATCATAACATAGTAGAAGAATTACCGGGAAAAAGAAAAAACAAAAAGAAACGTCTCCGATATTTTTATTATTTAACCATCCAGAAGAATGGGCATCTCTTTTTCCAAAAAAGGGCAGAGAATGACATTTGGAATTCACTTTACCAATTCCCTTTGATTGAATCAGACAGAGAGCTAAAAATGCAAGAGATAACCGATTCAAAGGAGTGGGAAGAAATTTTTAAGAACCTTACCCCCAGTATAAAAAAAATCTCCAATACCTATACCCACTTACTTACCCACCAGAAAATTTATGCCTGCTTTGTTGAAATCGAAATTTCCTCTGCCAACAACTTCCTCCTCAACAATTACACATTGATAGAGAGGAACAAAATACAAAATTTGGCTGTGCCGCGACTGATTGAAAAATATCTTGAAGAAAAAATATGA